GCCGCCGGAGACGGATGCGGCGCTGCTCGACCTGCTCTGCCGGCCCGGGCTCTCGACGCGGCCGGCGGCCAGCACCACCAGCGGACGCGGCATGGGCATGGACATCGTGCGCCGGGTGGTGGTCGAGGAGCTCGGCGGCGAGCTGTCGCTCCGCACGGTGCGGGGGCAGGGGAGCGCCTTCACCCTGCGGGTGCCGCTCACCATCTCGATCGTCGACGCGTTCTCGCTCGTCGCCGGCGGCCAGCGGTACGTGGTGCCCGTCTCGGCGGTGGAGGAGATCCTGGAGCTCGATCGGGCGCGGGTGGTCGAGGGGCCTTCGCCCGGGCGCGGACGCGGCGTGGGGCTCGTCGAGCGCCGCGGCGAGGCGGTGCCGCTCCTCGATCTGTGCGCCGCGCTCGGTGCGCCGCGGGCCGGCCCGCCCGCCGGCCAGGCGCTGCTCGTGCGGCGCGGCGGCGACCCGGTGGCGTTCGCGGTGGACAAGATGGTGGGGCAGCAGGAGGTGGTGCTCCGGCCGCTGCTGGACCCGCTGGTGCGCCGGACCGGCGTCGCGGCCGCCACCGACCTGGGTGACGGGAGGCCGACCCTGGTGCTCGACCTCGTCGCGCTGGGCGGCGCGGCCCTGACGGCGGGGCCCGGGGAGGCGATCGCGTGAGCCGCGCGCTGCACGTGCTGTTCCGGGTCGGCGCCGCCGAGTACGCGCTGCCCGCCGCCGAGGTGCTCCAGATGGAGTCGTACGCCGGCGCGACGCCCGTCCCCGGCGCGCCCGCCTTCGTGGCGGGGGTGGTGCAGGTACGAGGCCGGGTGCTGCCGGTGCTGGACCTGCGGGCGCGCTTCGGGCTCGCGCCGGCGGAGCCCTCGCTCGATCGCCGGCTCGTGGTGGCGCAGCACCGGGAGCGCCCGGTGGCGCTGCTCGTCGACAGCGCGCGCGAGGTCCTGACGCTGGAGGCGGACGACTTCCGGCCGCCGCCGCCCATGGTGTCCGAGGAGGCCGAGGGCCTCGTCAAGGCGGTGGCGCAGGTCGGCCCCCGCCTCGTCCTGATGCTCGATTTCCCGAAGCTCATCGGTGAGGAGGCGCTCGATGCCGCGCAGCAGGCCTGACACGAAGAAGGCGGGCCGCGGGGCCGCGCCGCGCCGTGGCGCCTCGCCCGCGGGCCCCGCCGCCCCTTCCAGCCGGGGCGGGGAGCTGTCGGCGATGCGGGACGCCACGCAGCGGCTCATCGCGGGCCGCAACGAGCAGGCCGCCGCCGGCGAGCAGCTGCGCGCCGGCATGGAGGGGATCGCGGCGGGCGTGGAGGAGTCCGCGGCCTCGGCGCAGGAGCTGGCGCGCGCGCAGCGCGGCGTGGCCGAGACGAGCGCGGCGCTCCAGCAGGGCTCCGACGCGAACGCCGCCTCCGCCCGGGAGCTCGCCGCCTCGGTGGCGGGGGTGCGGCAGGACGCGGAGCGGCTCGCCGCCTCGGCGGAGGGGAACGCGGCCACGGTGGAGGAGCTGGCGCGCTCGGTCAAGGGCGTCGCCGGCAACGCCGAGGAGCTGGCCGCGTCGAGCGAGGAGCTGCTGGCGTCGGCGACGCAGATGGGCGCGACCGTGCGCGAGCTCGGGTCGCAGGGCGAGGCGGGGGCGGCCGCGACCGAGCAGGTCGCCGCCACCGCCCAGCAGATGTCGAAGGGGCTGGGCCGGCTGGCGGCCGACGCCAGGACCGCCGGGGAGCGGGTGGCGAGCGTCGCCGCCGGCACGGCCAGGGTGGGCCGCGGCGTGGACGAGGTGGCGCGCGACGCCTCCTCGGCCGCCGCGGCGGTGGAGGAGAGCTCCGCCGGCGCGGAGGAGCTGGCGCGGTCCATCAAGGCGGTGGCGGAGCACGCCCGCGGGCTCGAGGCGTCGGCGGCCTCGAGCGCGGCCGGGCTGACCGAGGTCGCCGCCTCGGTGGAGC
This Anaeromyxobacter diazotrophicus DNA region includes the following protein-coding sequences:
- a CDS encoding chemotaxis protein CheW, with amino-acid sequence MSRALHVLFRVGAAEYALPAAEVLQMESYAGATPVPGAPAFVAGVVQVRGRVLPVLDLRARFGLAPAEPSLDRRLVVAQHRERPVALLVDSAREVLTLEADDFRPPPPMVSEEAEGLVKAVAQVGPRLVLMLDFPKLIGEEALDAAQQA